A stretch of the Takifugu flavidus isolate HTHZ2018 chromosome 1, ASM371156v2, whole genome shotgun sequence genome encodes the following:
- the fbrs gene encoding autism susceptibility gene 2 protein homolog isoform X2, with protein sequence MEGPSRSTGFRQSRRSRSQRDRERRRRRVDLAQERATSMSSGSDREACGTNSVLGPGNRECRPGFGRHRPPRRRKRESVSCEEDVIDGFAIASFISLEALEMDCSLKPSQRTDLLGRRNKGKRGPEENGGGPLSEPEEGAAHSYSSSCWKNNRKKRRRLEGHPMETGYICDTESDTGDKASDNEIDPVFTVSTRKVAEPTPSAMGTSVGKSCPTLPARTGGASRLMVTPRVSGLERSQEKSLEQHFPEPICSSTSSAPFSRLPSPITASATASRPSPFNGNGSPPLSKPKPFLTLPGRSHSIYHHNRSSTPVKPPSSASAVGSSSSSMRPPTPSARGSASSGPHRPPSRASSGTLFTSSPGLPPPPPLLQGPAHSAAAEREGRRSAPGADNNAAASGRSTPGGPSASSATSGSSGRASQNQPSIPPLAFQFHQHNHQHQHTHTHQHFTPFLHPTATAPPLFDKYPGKMDGLYRHPFFPQYPPPSVPNIQPVIPPTGPFSSLQGAFQPKPLVPQGTGPDITARLGVVPHHLQPKDPRKPGKWCAMHVYLAWMILSHQKKVKLMQAEPHKLDFRSDPLARLPGAGGLGPLGTIGGGLPPTHELTRPPSLFPATGPVNPSSAQFMAPPTAHSSFLPPPAHLDPYGRSPPFTPLGALGSGAFGGLGSPTMAGSVFGHKDSPAAVVGGLPNPNHHDPWNRLHAGPATFPAGPSWAKATDKRDERDRGKDGERRDIPHIKDEKDRDNMLYGRQPVRMSPVAPSFKPRNSTPVSHINGHSSAMGVSSGPIEDLTRSFNRDRERDAEKRPLPTMSSRGLPLGSSSLGAERDRPRSSSSALTTPPPSNRSAASPLDLYPRSLASTAHGLHGDHSHSHRDGGIPSSTATASIASLSQAKKSDRTTTPVSKSSLLLPPVKVKEERKEESEHIPITLPPSATNHGFDRPRSHPHQHSSGTPSSASLSLTPTPGVPLLTHAPGHPPTHLSLLDRSRAIEAYLGSAVGAGLVVGPGERFPHGPSHGPPHGPHSFTWDPWRELAAQQQHHRREVLSLRSDPHLALRPDPHVARLLEHQRFLEAERAAAVAAATSHHPPSSTSAASTSAVRQELGLMAHHFDRPPHLGPPGGGLIDEEQRAQILREDFERARYFGMHPHLPAGSHLASPSHAATATHLEQLHPGLLSHSLPPGASPASQHHAGLYARLGPLNHHHMPNGILSKSPAGLVGALAVGAPPPLIPSLTSRSATPPRSSRLGGPGELALYSAHKDGESR encoded by the exons ATGGAGGGCCCGAGCCGAAGCACTGGATTCAGGCAGAGCCGACGGTCCCGTTCGCAGCGCGATagggagcggcggcggcggagagTGGACCTGGCACAGGAGCGGGCCACGTCCATGTCCTCGGGCTCGGATCGGGAGGCTTGTGGGACCAACAGTGTCCTGGGTCCCGGTAATAGAGAATGTCGGCCCGGTTTTGGAAGACACAGGCCTCCGCGACGGAGAAAGCGAGAGTCGGTGTCCTGCGAGGAAGACGTCATTGACGGCTTCGCCATCGCGAGCTTCATTAGCCTGGAGGCGCTGGAG ATGGACTGCTCTCTGAAGCCCAGCCAGCGCACGGATCTGTTGGGAAGGAGGAACAAGGGGAAGAGGGGGCCGGAGGAGAATGGTGGGGGGCCGCTGTCGGAGCCTGAGGAAGGAGCTGCGCACAGTTACTCCAGCAGCTGTTGGAAAAataacaggaagaagaggaggaggttagAG GGACACCCCATGGAGACGGGTTATATT tgTGACACCGAGAGCGACACGGGGGACAAG GCTTCTGACAACGAAATCGACCCAGTTTTCACCGTCAGCACAAGaaaag TTGCTGAGCCCACCCCCTCAGCTATGGGCACCTCGGTGGGCAAGAGCTGCCCGACCCTGCCGGCCCGCACCGGCGGAGCGTCCAGGTTGATGGTCACGCCCAGGGTGTCCGGCCTGGAGCGGAGTCAGGAGAAAAGCCTGGAGCAGCACTTCCCGGAGCCTATTTGTTCTTCTACCTCCTCTGCGCCCTTCTCTCGCCTGCCTTCTCCCATCACTGCCTCTGCCACCGCCTCCCGGCCGAGCCCGTTTAACGGCAACGGCAGCCCGCCGCTCTCCAAACCCAAACCCTTCCTCACTTTGCCTGGACGGTCTCACTCCATATACCACCACAACAG GAGCAGCACGCCTGTGAAACCTCCGTCATCTGCTTCGGCTGTTggatcctcttcatcttccatGAGGCCCCCAACTCCCTCCGCCAGAGGCTCAGCATCCTCAGGGCCCCACCGACCTCCATCTCGAGCTAGCTCTGGAACGCTGTTCACGTCCTCTCCCGGCCTGCCTCCCCCTCCGCCTCTGCTCCAAGGCCCCGCCCACTCGGCTGCGGCAG AGCGCGAGGGCAGACGCAGCGCCCCCGGGGCTGACAACAACGCAGCGGCGTCAGGCCGCAGCACGCCCGGCGGCCCGTCGGCGTCGAGCGCCACGTCGGGCTCGTCAGGCCGAGCGTCTCAGAACCAGCCCAGCATCCCACCCCTCGCCTTTCAGTTCCATCAGCACaaccaccagcaccaacacacgcacacacaccaacacttCACGCCCTTTCTGCACCCCACCGCCACCGCGCCGCCTCTG TTTGATAAATATCCTGGGAAAATGGACGGTCTATACCGACACCCG TTCTTCCCACAATATCCACCGCCCTCAGTGCCGAATATCCAGCCTGTGATTCCTCCTACTGGGCCTTTCAGCTCCTTGCAAGGAGCGTTTCAGCCAAAG CCTCTTGTCCCTCAGGGAACCGGTCCTGACATAACGGCTCGTCTCGGGGTTGTGCCTCATCACCTGCAGCCTAAAGACCCCAGG AAGCCAGGGAAATGGTGTGCTATGCATGTATATTTGGCCTGGATGATTCTAAGCCATCAGAAAAAAGTCAAG TTGATGCAGGCTGAACCCCACAAGTTGGACTTCCGCAGTGACCCGCTGGCTCGTCTTCCTGGAGCGGGAGGACTGGGTCCCCTGGGGACCATAGGAGGAGGCTTACCTCCCACTCATGAGCTGACCAGACCGCCGAGTCTTTTTCCAGCTACAG GACCAGTCAATCCGTCCTCGGCCCAGTTTATGGCGCCACCCACGGCCCACTCTTCTTTCCTTCCACCCCCTGCACACCTGG ATCCATATGGTCGTTCGCCGCCTTTTACCCCATTGGGAGCCCTTGGTTCTGGTGCCTTTGGAGGACTTGGCAGCCCGACAATGG CGGGCTCTGTATTTGGCCACAAAGattcacctgctgctgtggttggGGGCTTACCAAATCCTAACCATCACGACCCATGGAACCGTCTACATGCTGGTCCTGCCACCTTCCCTGCTGGCCCCAGTTGGGCTAAAGCAACAGACAAGCGGGATGAAAGGGATCGAGGGAAGGACGGTGAGAGGAGAGATATACCCCACATCAAGGATGAAAAGGACAG AGATAATATGCTGTATGGACGACAACCTGTGAGAATGTCTCCAGTTGCCCCATCATTCAAACCTCGGAACAGTACCCCAGTCTCGCATATTAATGGTCACAGCAGCGCCATGGGTGTGAGCAGCGGGCCTATCGAGGACCTGACACGCAGCTTTaatagagacagagaaagagatgcAGAGAAGCGACCACTACCGACCATGTCTTCACGGGGACTGCCTCTTGGCTCTTCATCTTtaggagcagagagggacaggCCGAGGTCTTCATCTTCTGCACTCACTACTCCCCCACCTTCCAACCGCTCCGCCGCGTCTCCTCTGGACCTCTATCCTCGCTCGCTTGCCTCGACAGCACACGGTCTTCACGGCGACCATTCACACTCCCACCGAGATGGCGGCATTCCTTCCTCGACAGCTACTGCCTCTATCGCCTCTTTGTCTCAGGCTAAAAAGTCTGACCGGACCACCACCCCTGTGTCCAAATCTTCCCTGCTTCTCCCTCCAGTTAAAGTCAAGGAGGAGCGGAAGGAAGAGTCCGAGCATATCCCTATCACCCTGCCTCCCTCAGCAACCAATCACGGCTTCGACCGACCTCGCAGCCACCCACACCAACATAGTTCTGGTACGCCTTCTTCCGCATCCTTGTCATTGACTCCGACCCCTGGTGTTCCCCTCCTTACACATGCTCCAGGCCATCCTCCAACCCACCTTTCCTTGTTGGACCGCTCCAGAGCTATTGAAGCATATCTAGGCAGTGCAGTGGGTGCTGGGTTGGTAGTAGGCCCGGGAGAACGCTTCCCTCATGGCCCGAGTCACGGACCACCACATGGTCCGCATAGTTTTACCTGGGACCCGTGGAGAGAACTTGCagctcaacagcagcatcatcgCAGGGAGGTTTTGTCACTCAGGTCAGACCCTCACCTTGCCCTGCGGCCTGATCCACATGTGGCCCGTCTCCTCGAGCATCAGCGCTTtctggaggcagagagagctgcagctgtagcagctgcaACTTCTCACCACCCTCCCTCATCtacctctgctgcctccacctctGCTGTACGGCAGGAGTTGGGCCTAATGGCCCACCACTTTGACCGCCCTCCTCACCTTGGAccaccaggaggaggactgATCGATGAAGAGCAGCGTGCCCAGATCCTCAGGGAAGACTTTGAGCGGGCTCGTTACTTCGGGATGCACCCACATCTCCCTGCTGGGTCTCACCTCGCGAGCCCATCTCATGCTGCTACTGCCACTCACCTTGAGCAGCTCCACCCTGGtcttctctctcactcactcccCCCTGGAGCTTCTCCTGCTTCACAGCACCATGCTGGGCTCTATGCTCGTCTAGGTCCTCTGAACCATCACCACATGCCCAATGGTATCTTGTCAAAATCCCCCGCTGGGTTGGTGGGAGCTCTGGCAGTCGGGGCACCTCCTCCACTCATTCCGTCCCTCACCAGCCGGTCAGCCACACCCCCTCGCAGTTCTAGACTCGGTGGGCCCGGCGAGCTGGCACTGTACAGTGCTCACAAAGATGGAGAGTCCAGATAG
- the fbrs gene encoding autism susceptibility gene 2 protein homolog isoform X1, which yields MEGPSRSTGFRQSRRSRSQRDRERRRRRVDLAQERATSMSSGSDREACGTNSVLGPGNRECRPGFGRHRPPRRRKRESVSCEEDVIDGFAIASFISLEALEMDCSLKPSQRTDLLGRRNKGKRGPEENGGGPLSEPEEGAAHSYSSSCWKNNRKKRRRLEGHPMETGYICDTESDTGDKASDNEIDPVFTVSTRKVAEPTPSAMGTSVGKSCPTLPARTGGASRLMVTPRVSGLERSQEKSLEQHFPEPICSSTSSAPFSRLPSPITASATASRPSPFNGNGSPPLSKPKPFLTLPGRSHSIYHHNRSSTPVKPPSSASAVGSSSSSMRPPTPSARGSASSGPHRPPSRASSGTLFTSSPGLPPPPPLLQGPAHSAAAEREGRRSAPGADNNAAASGRSTPGGPSASSATSGSSGRASQNQPSIPPLAFQFHQHNHQHQHTHTHQHFTPFLHPTATAPPLFDKYPGKMDGLYRHPFFPQYPPPSVPNIQPVIPPTGPFSSLQGAFQPKPLVPQGTGPDITARLGVVPHHLQPKDPRLPDPFGTSLKISNKPGKWCAMHVYLAWMILSHQKKVKLMQAEPHKLDFRSDPLARLPGAGGLGPLGTIGGGLPPTHELTRPPSLFPATGPVNPSSAQFMAPPTAHSSFLPPPAHLDPYGRSPPFTPLGALGSGAFGGLGSPTMAGSVFGHKDSPAAVVGGLPNPNHHDPWNRLHAGPATFPAGPSWAKATDKRDERDRGKDGERRDIPHIKDEKDRDNMLYGRQPVRMSPVAPSFKPRNSTPVSHINGHSSAMGVSSGPIEDLTRSFNRDRERDAEKRPLPTMSSRGLPLGSSSLGAERDRPRSSSSALTTPPPSNRSAASPLDLYPRSLASTAHGLHGDHSHSHRDGGIPSSTATASIASLSQAKKSDRTTTPVSKSSLLLPPVKVKEERKEESEHIPITLPPSATNHGFDRPRSHPHQHSSGTPSSASLSLTPTPGVPLLTHAPGHPPTHLSLLDRSRAIEAYLGSAVGAGLVVGPGERFPHGPSHGPPHGPHSFTWDPWRELAAQQQHHRREVLSLRSDPHLALRPDPHVARLLEHQRFLEAERAAAVAAATSHHPPSSTSAASTSAVRQELGLMAHHFDRPPHLGPPGGGLIDEEQRAQILREDFERARYFGMHPHLPAGSHLASPSHAATATHLEQLHPGLLSHSLPPGASPASQHHAGLYARLGPLNHHHMPNGILSKSPAGLVGALAVGAPPPLIPSLTSRSATPPRSSRLGGPGELALYSAHKDGESR from the exons ATGGAGGGCCCGAGCCGAAGCACTGGATTCAGGCAGAGCCGACGGTCCCGTTCGCAGCGCGATagggagcggcggcggcggagagTGGACCTGGCACAGGAGCGGGCCACGTCCATGTCCTCGGGCTCGGATCGGGAGGCTTGTGGGACCAACAGTGTCCTGGGTCCCGGTAATAGAGAATGTCGGCCCGGTTTTGGAAGACACAGGCCTCCGCGACGGAGAAAGCGAGAGTCGGTGTCCTGCGAGGAAGACGTCATTGACGGCTTCGCCATCGCGAGCTTCATTAGCCTGGAGGCGCTGGAG ATGGACTGCTCTCTGAAGCCCAGCCAGCGCACGGATCTGTTGGGAAGGAGGAACAAGGGGAAGAGGGGGCCGGAGGAGAATGGTGGGGGGCCGCTGTCGGAGCCTGAGGAAGGAGCTGCGCACAGTTACTCCAGCAGCTGTTGGAAAAataacaggaagaagaggaggaggttagAG GGACACCCCATGGAGACGGGTTATATT tgTGACACCGAGAGCGACACGGGGGACAAG GCTTCTGACAACGAAATCGACCCAGTTTTCACCGTCAGCACAAGaaaag TTGCTGAGCCCACCCCCTCAGCTATGGGCACCTCGGTGGGCAAGAGCTGCCCGACCCTGCCGGCCCGCACCGGCGGAGCGTCCAGGTTGATGGTCACGCCCAGGGTGTCCGGCCTGGAGCGGAGTCAGGAGAAAAGCCTGGAGCAGCACTTCCCGGAGCCTATTTGTTCTTCTACCTCCTCTGCGCCCTTCTCTCGCCTGCCTTCTCCCATCACTGCCTCTGCCACCGCCTCCCGGCCGAGCCCGTTTAACGGCAACGGCAGCCCGCCGCTCTCCAAACCCAAACCCTTCCTCACTTTGCCTGGACGGTCTCACTCCATATACCACCACAACAG GAGCAGCACGCCTGTGAAACCTCCGTCATCTGCTTCGGCTGTTggatcctcttcatcttccatGAGGCCCCCAACTCCCTCCGCCAGAGGCTCAGCATCCTCAGGGCCCCACCGACCTCCATCTCGAGCTAGCTCTGGAACGCTGTTCACGTCCTCTCCCGGCCTGCCTCCCCCTCCGCCTCTGCTCCAAGGCCCCGCCCACTCGGCTGCGGCAG AGCGCGAGGGCAGACGCAGCGCCCCCGGGGCTGACAACAACGCAGCGGCGTCAGGCCGCAGCACGCCCGGCGGCCCGTCGGCGTCGAGCGCCACGTCGGGCTCGTCAGGCCGAGCGTCTCAGAACCAGCCCAGCATCCCACCCCTCGCCTTTCAGTTCCATCAGCACaaccaccagcaccaacacacgcacacacaccaacacttCACGCCCTTTCTGCACCCCACCGCCACCGCGCCGCCTCTG TTTGATAAATATCCTGGGAAAATGGACGGTCTATACCGACACCCG TTCTTCCCACAATATCCACCGCCCTCAGTGCCGAATATCCAGCCTGTGATTCCTCCTACTGGGCCTTTCAGCTCCTTGCAAGGAGCGTTTCAGCCAAAG CCTCTTGTCCCTCAGGGAACCGGTCCTGACATAACGGCTCGTCTCGGGGTTGTGCCTCATCACCTGCAGCCTAAAGACCCCAGG CTACCTGATCCATTTGGGACATCGTTGAAAATCAGTAAT AAGCCAGGGAAATGGTGTGCTATGCATGTATATTTGGCCTGGATGATTCTAAGCCATCAGAAAAAAGTCAAG TTGATGCAGGCTGAACCCCACAAGTTGGACTTCCGCAGTGACCCGCTGGCTCGTCTTCCTGGAGCGGGAGGACTGGGTCCCCTGGGGACCATAGGAGGAGGCTTACCTCCCACTCATGAGCTGACCAGACCGCCGAGTCTTTTTCCAGCTACAG GACCAGTCAATCCGTCCTCGGCCCAGTTTATGGCGCCACCCACGGCCCACTCTTCTTTCCTTCCACCCCCTGCACACCTGG ATCCATATGGTCGTTCGCCGCCTTTTACCCCATTGGGAGCCCTTGGTTCTGGTGCCTTTGGAGGACTTGGCAGCCCGACAATGG CGGGCTCTGTATTTGGCCACAAAGattcacctgctgctgtggttggGGGCTTACCAAATCCTAACCATCACGACCCATGGAACCGTCTACATGCTGGTCCTGCCACCTTCCCTGCTGGCCCCAGTTGGGCTAAAGCAACAGACAAGCGGGATGAAAGGGATCGAGGGAAGGACGGTGAGAGGAGAGATATACCCCACATCAAGGATGAAAAGGACAG AGATAATATGCTGTATGGACGACAACCTGTGAGAATGTCTCCAGTTGCCCCATCATTCAAACCTCGGAACAGTACCCCAGTCTCGCATATTAATGGTCACAGCAGCGCCATGGGTGTGAGCAGCGGGCCTATCGAGGACCTGACACGCAGCTTTaatagagacagagaaagagatgcAGAGAAGCGACCACTACCGACCATGTCTTCACGGGGACTGCCTCTTGGCTCTTCATCTTtaggagcagagagggacaggCCGAGGTCTTCATCTTCTGCACTCACTACTCCCCCACCTTCCAACCGCTCCGCCGCGTCTCCTCTGGACCTCTATCCTCGCTCGCTTGCCTCGACAGCACACGGTCTTCACGGCGACCATTCACACTCCCACCGAGATGGCGGCATTCCTTCCTCGACAGCTACTGCCTCTATCGCCTCTTTGTCTCAGGCTAAAAAGTCTGACCGGACCACCACCCCTGTGTCCAAATCTTCCCTGCTTCTCCCTCCAGTTAAAGTCAAGGAGGAGCGGAAGGAAGAGTCCGAGCATATCCCTATCACCCTGCCTCCCTCAGCAACCAATCACGGCTTCGACCGACCTCGCAGCCACCCACACCAACATAGTTCTGGTACGCCTTCTTCCGCATCCTTGTCATTGACTCCGACCCCTGGTGTTCCCCTCCTTACACATGCTCCAGGCCATCCTCCAACCCACCTTTCCTTGTTGGACCGCTCCAGAGCTATTGAAGCATATCTAGGCAGTGCAGTGGGTGCTGGGTTGGTAGTAGGCCCGGGAGAACGCTTCCCTCATGGCCCGAGTCACGGACCACCACATGGTCCGCATAGTTTTACCTGGGACCCGTGGAGAGAACTTGCagctcaacagcagcatcatcgCAGGGAGGTTTTGTCACTCAGGTCAGACCCTCACCTTGCCCTGCGGCCTGATCCACATGTGGCCCGTCTCCTCGAGCATCAGCGCTTtctggaggcagagagagctgcagctgtagcagctgcaACTTCTCACCACCCTCCCTCATCtacctctgctgcctccacctctGCTGTACGGCAGGAGTTGGGCCTAATGGCCCACCACTTTGACCGCCCTCCTCACCTTGGAccaccaggaggaggactgATCGATGAAGAGCAGCGTGCCCAGATCCTCAGGGAAGACTTTGAGCGGGCTCGTTACTTCGGGATGCACCCACATCTCCCTGCTGGGTCTCACCTCGCGAGCCCATCTCATGCTGCTACTGCCACTCACCTTGAGCAGCTCCACCCTGGtcttctctctcactcactcccCCCTGGAGCTTCTCCTGCTTCACAGCACCATGCTGGGCTCTATGCTCGTCTAGGTCCTCTGAACCATCACCACATGCCCAATGGTATCTTGTCAAAATCCCCCGCTGGGTTGGTGGGAGCTCTGGCAGTCGGGGCACCTCCTCCACTCATTCCGTCCCTCACCAGCCGGTCAGCCACACCCCCTCGCAGTTCTAGACTCGGTGGGCCCGGCGAGCTGGCACTGTACAGTGCTCACAAAGATGGAGAGTCCAGATAG
- the mrm1 gene encoding rRNA methyltransferase 1, mitochondrial, translating to MRHYKVVNAWTRLNIDALNSRLRSASYHVTSSFLLPENRRISPFVKKRDRRELNHERSVQVPGYNYKHKKNNESKVSSELRKLCLEDFPGVEGRQLGQKATLDSNSENHDVVFGIAPCFLALSQGRRKAFKLFVKDGEATQRASVLKVCEEAHSRRVQICHVGKKDLDKMCLGRVHQGVCLQASRLDYLTKASRNTLGDKGNNGPPLWLVLEEIQDPMNLGAILRSAYFLGVDRVASSLHRSCPLSPVVSKASSGVMEVMEVYGYESLEDLLRMKVAQGWQVVGSVGTDAEAMHTPILRCSDFQLTKPTLLLMGGEGGGLSRELLSLCQALLTIPAGRNLLPGVESLNVSVAAGILLHSVLRSRQINQLGSRNLS from the coding sequence ATGCGTCACTACAAGGTGGTAAACGCTTGGACAAGACTGAACATAGATGCACTAAATTCAAGACTGCGGTCTGCCTCTTATCATGTTACATCTTCTTTCCTGCTCCCTGAGAACAGAAGAATTAGTCCTTTCGTGAAGAAGAGAGACCGCAGAGAGTTGAATCACGAGAGGTCCGTTCAGGTCCCGGGATACAActacaaacacaagaaaaataaTGAGAGCAAGGTGTCATCGGAACTCAGGAAACTGTGTCTGGAGGATTTTCctggggtggaggggaggcagCTAGGACAGAAGGCAACCCTGGACTCCAATTCAGAGAACCACGACGTTGTTTTTGGCATTGCTCCGTGTTTCTTGGCTCTGTCTCAGGGTCGCAGGAAGGCCTTTAAACTGTTTGTGAAAGATGGAGAAGCCACACAAAGGGCCTCTGTGTtgaaggtgtgtgaggaggctcATTCTCGGCGAGTACAAATCTGTCACGTCGGCAAAAAGGACTTGGACAAGATGTGTTTGGGCCGAGTTCATCAAGGCGTGTGTCTGCAGGCCAGTCGACTGGACTATCTCACTAAAGCCTCCCGCAACACACTCGGGGATAAAGGCAATAACGGCCCCCCTCTCTGGCTTGTCCTGGAGGAAATTCAGGACCCCATGAATCTGGGAGCTATTCTTCGCTCTGCCTACTTCCTGGGAGTGGACAGAGTCGCCAGCAGCCTCCACAGAAGCTGTCCGTTGTCCCCTGTCGTCAGCAAAGCCAGCTCGGGCGtcatggaggtgatggaggtgtaCGGCTATGAAAGCCTGGAAGATCTGCTCAGGATGAAGGTGGCACAGGGCTGGCAGGTGGTGGGCAGCGTGGGAACTGATGCAGAGGCGATGCACACCCCCATCCTCCGGTGTTCAGACTTTCAGTTGACTAAACccacgctgctgctgatggggggcgAAGGGGGGGGCTTGTCTCGGGagcttctctccctctgccaggCCCTTCTCACCATCCCAGCTGGCAGAAACCTGCTTCCAGGTGTTGAATCGCTTAATGTCTCCGTAGCTGCAGGCATTCTGCTCCACTCGGTGCTGCGATCCAGACAGATCAACCAATTAGGCTCACGCAATCTATCATGA
- the chmp2a gene encoding charged multivesicular body protein 2a, translating to MEFIFGRRKTPEQMLRENQRLLNRAMRDLDRERQKLEQQEKKIIADIKKMAKQGQMDAVKIMAKDLVRTRRYVKKFILMKANIQAVSLKIQTLKSNNSMAQAMKGVTKAMATMNKQLKLPQIQKIMMEFEKQSEMMDMKEEMMNDAIDDAMGDEDDEEESDAIVSQVLDELGLNLSDELSNLPSTGGSLSVAAGKKAEPQAAVADADADLEERLNNLRRD from the exons ATGGAATTCATTTTTGGAAGAAGGAAGACTCCGGAGCAGATGTTAAGGGAGAATCAGAGGCTCCTCAACCGAGCCATGAGAGACCTTGACAGAGAACGACAGAAACTGGAGCAACAGGAGAAGAAGATCATTGCTGACATAAAGAAAATGGCCAAACAGGGACAGATG GACGCTGTAAAGATCATGGCTAAAGATTTGGTCCGCACCCGGCGGTACGTCAAGAAGTTCATCTTGATGAAAGCCAACATTCAAGCTGTCAGTCTGAAGATACAGACGCTCAAGTCAAACAACAGCATGGCCCAGGCGATGAAAGGGGTGACCAAGGCCATGGCCACCATGAACAAACAG cTGAAGCTACCACAGATCCAGAAGATCATGATGGAGTTTGAGAAGCAGAGTGAAATGATGGACATGAAAGAGGAGATGATGAACGACGCCATCGACGATGCCATGGGCGACGAAGACGACGAGGAGGAGAG CGACGCCATCGTGTCCCAGGTTCTGGATGAACTGGGTCTCAATCTATCGGACGAACTCTCAA ATCTTCCGAGCACCGGAGGAAGCTTGTCGGTAGCGGCGGGGAAGAAAGCCGAGCCCCAGGCCGCCGTGGCCGACGCGGACGCCGACCTGGAGGAGCGACTGAACAACCTCCGGAGAGACTGA